From Pleurocapsa sp. PCC 7319:
ACATTCGTTTGGCAACCAAGCAAGATTTACCAATTCTCAATCATTAATTCTATGAATCTCTCGGTTTTAAGCAGCATGGTTGGAGTTTTAGCTATCACATAGCTACCAAACAAAATGGTCAATGCTAAAGTAACTTCTAGATATTGATTGTTAGTTACTGTCTTCAAAAGATAGCAATATGCAGCGCGTGGCGATTATTGGTTCTTGTGGTGCTGGTAAATCTACTCTGGCGAAAGCTTTAGGCGGCAAGCTAAATTTGCCAGTGATTCACCTAGATGCTTATTATTGGCAACCTGGATGGCAAGAATCCAACCAAGATCGATGGTTAGAAACACATCAAAAATTAGTCAAAGGCGATCGCTGGATTATTGACGGTAACTACGGTGGCACGATGGATATTCGTTTAACAGCAGCAGATACTATTATTTGGCTGGATTTCAATCGTTATTTGTGTTTATGGCGTGTTATCAAACGATATTTAGAGTATCCTGGCAAAGTCCGACCTGATATGGCTGCTGAATGTCCCGAAAGATTAAACTGGGAATTTTTGCAATATGTCTGGAACTTTCCTACATTGCATCGTCACAGAATTATCGATAAATTAAGCAAATATCGAGCTAATAAACAAATTGTTGTTCTGCAAAATCCCCATCAAATATTAAGTTTACTTGACCAAGCAAATGATCGATAAAGCGTTGTGGGATTCTAAGTTTCTTTTCCATAACCGCTTAATTAAAAAGATAAAATATTTTAAATAAAATTTATTGCCGATATGTTTACAGCAATTTTTCCCTAGTTATTCTCGATTAAGTCTCTAGTTGTTCTCGGTTGATATTTAGATTGAAAATAATCTCAAAAAAATCAACCATAAAACAACATGAACACCCAAACAAGTGAAAATATAAACGATTTAATTCTCGGAACTGATGAAAATGACACCCTTGATGGTGGTGTAGGTGATGATACGATTATCGGCAACAAAGGGGACGATCTCAAAATTGGCGGAAAAGGAGACGATCGCTTTATTTGGAATGATGGCGACGCTAGTGACATCATGGAAGGTGGCGAGGGTTACGATGTCACTGAGTTCAATGGCTCCCTAGAGTCGGGAGACGAGTTACTGTTACAAGCCAATGGTGAAAGAGCATCCTTTGACCGACTGAATTTAGTTCCCATTAATCTCGATGTTGATGATGTCGAGCAGTTTGAGATTAACGGTCTTGGTGGAGACGATAGCTTAACCGTCAAAGACTTAACGGGTACTGACGTACAATCAGTCATCTTTAATGGCGGTGATGGTAATGATTACCTCGATGCTAGTGAAACTGCTGTTCCGATCACAGCTGATGGTGGTGCTGGTCATGATACTCTTATCGGTAGCCAGGTCAACGATCTGCTCAGAGGTGGCGATGACGACGACATCCTCGAAGGGGGTTATGGCGACGATACCCTCATTGGTGATAAAGGCAGCGATTTATTTAAAGGCGGGAAAGGAGATGATCGCTTAATTTGGAATGATGGTGACGGAAGCGACATCATGGAAGGTGGCGAGGGTTACGATGTCACTGAGTTCAATGGCTCCCTAGAGTCGGGAGACGAGTTACTGTTACAAGCTAATGGTGAAAGAGCATCCTTTGACCGACTAAATTTAGTTCCCATTAATCTCGATGTTGATGATGTCGAGCAGTTTGAGATTAACGGTCTTGGTGGAGACGATAGCTTAACCGTCAAAGACTTAACGGGTACTGACGTACAATCAGTCGTCTTTAATGGCGGTGATGGTAATGATTACCTCGATGCTAGTGAAACTGCTGTTCCGATCACAGCTGATGGTGGTGCTGGTCATGATACTCTTATCGGTAGCCAGGTCAACGATCTGCTCAGAGGTGGCGATGACGACGACATCCTCGAAGGGGGTTATGGCGACGATACCCTCATTGGTGATAAAGGCAGCGATTTATTTAAAGGCGGGAAAGGAGATGATCGCTTAATTTGGAATGATGGTGACGGAAGCGACATCATGGAAGGTGGTGAAGGTTACGATGTCACTGAGTTCAATGGCTCCCTGGAGTCGGGCGACGAGTTATTGTTACAAGCTAATGGTGAAAGAGCATCCTTTGACCGACTGAATTTAGTTCCCATTAATCTCGATGTTGATGATGTCGAGCAATTTGAAATTAATGGTCTTGGTGGAGACGATAGTTTAACCGTTAAAGACTTAACTGGTACTGACGTACAATCAGTCATCTTTAATGGCGGTGATGGCAATGATTACTTAGATGCAAGCCAAACCTTTACAGATATCATCGCTTCAGGTGGTGCTGGAAATGATAATTTAATTGCTGGTTACGGGAATGATTTATTGTCCGGTGAAGACGGTGACGATACTCTAACTGGAGGTGCTGGTGCCGACACTTTTGTTCTCGGTTTTGAAGGCATAGATGCTATTACAGACTTTAATTTCTCAGAAGGCGATATAATTCAATTCTCAAGTATTGAATTGGGAATATCTTCCCTCGAATCTCTAACCTACAACACTAATGACCATACATTCTATATGGGCGAAACTGGATTAGCGACATTGGAAAATGTAGAACCAGGATTGAATGCAATAGAATATAGTGAGCTAATCTAAGGTTAACGTTTAAGGAAACTAGAGATTTAACTTGATCGCAGGGGAAAGCAAAGACAATATAGCTTTCTCCTGCGAATTAATTATGTCAACTACCCTTTTTACTACGCTTTTCAGTTAAATAGACCACACAAACAAGTAAATTTCTATTCCCTGTTCCCTGTTCCCTGTTCCCTGTTCCCTGTTCCCTGAATAGATCAATGTGGTCTACCCAATCGAAAACTGCTGTAAGATACAAATTAATTATCGAAACTCGAACTGTGGGTTGGTTAACTAAGTTTCAATTAAGTCGTACAGATGAAACAACAGTATACTTGGCTCCATCAGAAGTCAATTGTGAACTGACAAAAGCAACCGATGTAATCGGCTCAACTAGTTGCAATATTGCTGGATCAATCTTTTCCTGCTGCCAACGGCGCGCTCGTGCCACAGTGATGTGAGGATGAAATGAGCGTTGGTCGACAGCTATTCCCAAGTCGCTGAAGCCTCGATTGAAAAATTGAAAAATATATCCTAGTTCTGACGATCGCTCGATTTCAGCAGCCAATACTCTGGGCTGGCGACGAGAAGGAAAAAGTATAAATTGTCTTATTTGTAGTGATGCCGAGGGCAGATTTCCTCTTGCTTTGAGAAAAGTTTTGGTCAAGTCACTTAACTGAGTTTCATCGACATTACCAATAAATTTTACGGTTAGATGTAATGCTTTCGGTGCTAAAAGCCGTACTTGAGTTTGAAGGCTTTGAGACAAGTTTGTTGCTTTTTTGTAGAGTTGTTCTTGAGTAGATGGGCTGGGAAAAATTCCCACAAAAAGGCGTAATAGTTTGCTCATATCATGTTGATTATTGCTTAAAAATTAATTATTCTGCAAAATACTCATTAGATGTTAAATTTGCTTAAGCCAACAAATGTACTAACAGAATGAAATCAAGGCTTCTGAATTTTCTGATAGCGATCGCTCTATGGACAGCTACGTCGCAATTAACTATTGCTGAGGAATGGTCAGAAATTAAATCTCGGGGAAAATTAAAAGTTGCCGTCAAAGACAATCTCCGACCCCTCGGTTTTAAAGATGAGCAGGAAAATTTAGTGGGCTTAGAAATCGATCTTGCCCGCAAGTTAGCTGAAGAATTATTAGGAGATGCTGAAGCTGTAAAGTTTTTACCCGTTACCAATACAGAAAGATTGCAAGTAGTTTTGGATGATAAAGTCGATCTAGCGATCTCCAGAGTATCTGTAACTACTCCTCGCGCCAGAATAGTCGATTTTAGTCCCTATTATTATTTAGATGGTACAAGCATAGTTACTAAAAATTCTGAAATTAAAAGTATTCGCGGTTTAACCCGCAGTAAGATAGCTGTACTGAAAAATTCCGTAACTATTGCTGTACTTCGCAACAAGCTACCTCAGGCGAAATTAGTCGGCGTAGACTCCTATCAGGAAGCATTACAACTTATCGAAACCAAACAAGTTGAAGCTTTTGCAGGCGATCGCACTATCCTGACTGGTTGGCAACAAGAATATCCAGCATATAAATTACTACCAGAGAGACTTTCAGGTGCAGCTTTAGCTATTGTGATGCCTAAAGGTTTACAGTATCAAGAACTGCGTTCCCAAGTTAATCAGGCGATCAATCGCTGGAGAGAATCTGGTTGGCTGGAGGAAAGAATTGAATATTGGGGACTGTGAAAAGGATGAGGGATGAAAACAAAGCTAGAGATGTTCTTTAGCGATCGCTGTATGTTCTGGATTAGTGTTGCCGATTCACAGTAGATTTGCGATCGTGGGGTTCAAGCAATTCAATCTGCTAGTTTCAATTTTTCTAATAGCCGCTATCTTCTTAATTTCCCTCGTTCAAATGGTTTTGACTATTTACTCTAAACTTTTGACTTTCATAATTCAGCTATAGCTGTTTACATCCTCTTGTAACCAAGCTTCTACAGGTTTGCCATCTTTACGGCGTAGCTCAATTTCTCGCATGATAATCAATCCCGATCCTGGTGGGGCAGGTTTTTCATGAAAAGAAATTTCGTAATCATCAGGATTTTCATTACGTTCTCTCAGCCAATCTTGTACCTTAATCGCACAGAAGAAGGACTGTCCTTGCTCAAACATACGGCTAATTTGCATTGAGAGGCTATGAATATTTATACGAGGCATGAGCTTATAATTTTTGGATTTGTAGACATATTTAGAATATTAGCAACTAGCCATTAGCCATTAGCCATTAGCAACTAGCCATTAGCTATTAGCCATTAGCCATTAGCCATTAGCAACTAGCCATTAGCTATTAGCCATTAGCCATTAGCCATCACCCTAATACCTAATTCTCGGATCGATATAAGCATTGATAATATCGATCGCGATACTGGCAATCACTACAATAATGCCAAAAAATACCATCACCCCCTGCACAGTAGGGTAATCTCTCAGGGAAATGGCTTCGTATAGTCTATTACCTAATCCTGGCCAAGAGAAGGTTACTTCGGTTAATACCGCACCGCCGAGTAGTGCAGCAAAGGTTAAACCCAATACTGTAATTACCGGAATTAAGGCATTTTTCATGGCGTGGGAAACTAAAATTGTTCTCTCAGGAATTCCTCTGGCTCTGGCTGCTTCGACATAATCAGCTTGAAGAGTTTGTTTGAGGTTAACCCTGACGATACGTTCAAAAATACCACTTAATAATAAACCAAGGGTAATACTGGGCAATGCAAGATAGTGTATCGTATTGAGCAACATTCCCAGATCCCCTGCTAACAAACTATCAATTAGATATAAACCCGTCACATGAGGTGGAGTAGGAGCACTAATCGGGAAACGAGTACCCAAGGGGAACCAGCCTAAATTCACGGCAAAAATCAACTGCAATACCATTCCCACCCAAAACAAAGGCAGAGAGTAGGTAACTATACCAAATAACCGTCCTCCAGCATCCAGAAATTTATTCGATGAAGAAGCAGAAATCATTCCTACCAGCACACCGACAATCACTGCCACGAGCATGCTGCAAAAGGATAGTTCAACAGTAGCGGGAAAATACTCTTTAATTACTGACCAAACCGATAAACCACGACTGGTGAGAGAGCTACCTAAATCAAAACTGAGTAGATCTCTAAGATAATCAAAATACTGCTGCCATAGAGGATTTGTTAAACCTAATTGCGATCGCAATGCTTCTTTAGCTGCTTCTGGAGCGCGAGTACCCAAAATAGCGTCAGCTGGGTCGCCAGGAGTTGCCCTCAAAAGTAAAAATACAATAGTGGCGATCGTCAGCAACATCAAAGGAGCAAGGAGCAAACGAACTAAAATATAAGATTGTAGAGCTTTAGAGCGAGACATATTGAGCCATAATTTATAACCTTATTAGTTATAACAGCCAACCTAGAGACTAGAAATATAACTTGATCTATGATTTATCGTAGTTATTCTGACCAATCCCTAACTCTTTTTTACTTCGTTTGAGTTCTTTCCACAAAGATTTAATTTTTTTGTATGCTTTATCTGGAGGCAATTTTCCACCAGTTTCTAAATTACAGATATAGCTAATCTTTTGGGCAAATTCTTGCAAATTAGAATTAAAGACTATATTTTCCGGTTTCACCTTCCCATGATAGGGATAACGCGGATAGATAAATTCGTCAGTTTTTTTATTATTTGTCATAACAATAACTATTTTTTCTAGACCAATTTGTAACAAAATTGTATTTATTCTGGTTCTAGGTTAACAATTTTTTACACTTAAATTATATTTGAGAGTGTTAGACACAAATGATCCTTGATAGCGGTACTATAAACAGGGTTTTATTTTAAATCTTAACAAGATATTGAGGTTTTATTAACCTTCCCTTAATCTAAATTTTCATCCCAATCTTCCTTGACCAACGGTCACAGCAGCGCGAAAAGCCGTTGTGGGGGTTCCCCCCATTAAGGCTATTGAGCAAGAAGGCTATGTCGTTCCACGGCAAAGTAATCTGTGACTATTGAACTTTCAATCAAGACTAATAAAAATTTAAAGATGATGCCACAGAGAGAAAAACTTTACGAAGGCAAAGCTAAAATTCTTTATTCCACAGAAAATCCAGATATCCTACTAACAGTTTACAAAGATGATGCCACAGCTTTTAATGCCCAAAAGCGGGGACAAATTCCAGGCAAAGGAGAAATAAACTGCCAGATTACCGCAGCTTTATTTGAGTGGTTAGCCTCAGAAGGAATACCTACTCATTATCTTGATTGCCCTCAACCCAATCAGATGAGAGTCAAGGCTGTTTCCATAGTGCCGTTAGAAGTCGTAGTCAGAAATATTGCAGCAGGAAGCCTTTGTCGCCAAACAGGATTACCAGAAGGCAAAGTATTATCTTCTCCGTTGGTAGATTATTACTATAAAAGTGATGAATTAGGAGATCCTTTGTTAACTCGTAAGCGAATATTTCTACTAAATATTATTACACCGGATAAACTCGAAGAAATCGAGAGTATGGCTCTCAAAATCAATGAAAAACTAAGCTACTTTTTTACTCAGTGTGATATCACCTTAGTAGATTTCAAGCTAGAATTTGGTATTGATAGCCAACAAAATATACTTCTAGCAGATGAAATTAGTCCTGATACTTGTCGTCTCTGGGATAATAAGCAAACTGATTCTACAGCGAGAATAATGGATAAAGACCGCTTTAGAAAGGATTTAGGACAAGTAGAATTTGCATATCAACAAGTTCAGCAGCGAGTTTTAACTCAATTAAACAAGTAACTATATTTGTTATTTTCCTTACTCAAAATTTAACTTAAATATTTCACTCTAATGAAGATAATTAATGAACAATCAAATCTATTAATGAAACGAATTGATTAGTTTAAGATTGGGAACATTAAGTGGAATTTATAGTCTATAGTTTTCAGCTGTTCAACTAAAATGTAATCACAATTGTATGGTAACTTTTTGATTAAATTAAAGCTTTAATTAGGTAAAATCAATCAAATGAGTTATGTAATAAGTAAAAAAGCATTAGCAAAAACAGGGATCAAAATGTTAACTTGTTGATTGCTCTATTTGGTGTGTAGAAGTGTTAATCGAATCAAAAAACGTGCGTCTATCTCCTACCTTAATCAAAATTTTGGCTACAACCCTGACTCTAGGACTATCAATGTCCGTTAGAGCAGAAAGTACCACTCCTAATTCTCAATCAAACAGAGTAAGGATTACTGATGGTGCAGCATTACTGAGAAATATTCAGCCTACCTACATCTCTCAAGATTCTGGGACTCAACCACAATTACCATCGCAACCTAATTCTGATCCGCAAGTGGATCCAAACATAAAATTACCTGAGTTTCAGCCACCTCCACCAGGACAAACACCCGAAAATACTGAACAACCTGAGCAACCTGAGCAAACTTCAAACGATCCCCGCGTGCTGGTAGCAGAGGTACTTGTAGAAGGAGCAAATGAAGAACTGAAGGATATTGTCTACGCCACGATTAGTACCGAACCAGGTAGAACTACGACTAGGACTCAGCTACAAGAAGATGTCAACGCTGTTTACGCTACAGGATTTTTTCAAAACGTAGAAGTAACTCCCGGAGATACACCTTTAGGAGTAAGGATTACCTTTGTGGTTGAAGCCAATCCTATTTTAAACGAGGTTGTCATCGAGACTGTACCAGAGGGAAAAGCCAGCCAAGTTTTACCAGCAAAAAAAGTCGATGAGTTTTTTGGTCAAAACTATGGTCAAATTCTCAATTTGAGAGAATTACAAGACGGTATTATCAAAATAAACGAATGGTATAGCAATAATGGATATGAACTAGCTCAAGTTGTTGGTTCCCCTGAAGTCAGCCCCGATGGAATAGTCACCTTGGTTGTAGCGGAAGGGGTAATTGAGGATATTAAAGTTAGATATTTTGATGAGGACGATGAACCTAAAGAAGGTAAAACCCGCGAATTTATCGTTACGCGAGAAGTAGAATTACAGCCAGGGGATGTTTTTAAACGAGATACAGCTCAAAGAGATTTACAACGTGTTTTTGGCTTAGGTATTTTTGAAGATGCTCGTTTTTCATTTAGCCCAGGAACCGATCCCAGTCAGGTAATAGTTAATATTGATGTCGTAG
This genomic window contains:
- the thpR gene encoding RNA 2',3'-cyclic phosphodiesterase, whose amino-acid sequence is MSKLLRLFVGIFPSPSTQEQLYKKATNLSQSLQTQVRLLAPKALHLTVKFIGNVDETQLSDLTKTFLKARGNLPSASLQIRQFILFPSRRQPRVLAAEIERSSELGYIFQFFNRGFSDLGIAVDQRSFHPHITVARARRWQQEKIDPAILQLVEPITSVAFVSSQLTSDGAKYTVVSSVRLN
- a CDS encoding DNA topology modulation protein, which encodes MQRVAIIGSCGAGKSTLAKALGGKLNLPVIHLDAYYWQPGWQESNQDRWLETHQKLVKGDRWIIDGNYGGTMDIRLTAADTIIWLDFNRYLCLWRVIKRYLEYPGKVRPDMAAECPERLNWEFLQYVWNFPTLHRHRIIDKLSKYRANKQIVVLQNPHQILSLLDQANDR
- a CDS encoding transporter substrate-binding domain-containing protein, which translates into the protein MKSRLLNFLIAIALWTATSQLTIAEEWSEIKSRGKLKVAVKDNLRPLGFKDEQENLVGLEIDLARKLAEELLGDAEAVKFLPVTNTERLQVVLDDKVDLAISRVSVTTPRARIVDFSPYYYLDGTSIVTKNSEIKSIRGLTRSKIAVLKNSVTIAVLRNKLPQAKLVGVDSYQEALQLIETKQVEAFAGDRTILTGWQQEYPAYKLLPERLSGAALAIVMPKGLQYQELRSQVNQAINRWRESGWLEERIEYWGL
- a CDS encoding ABC transporter permease, which translates into the protein MSRSKALQSYILVRLLLAPLMLLTIATIVFLLLRATPGDPADAILGTRAPEAAKEALRSQLGLTNPLWQQYFDYLRDLLSFDLGSSLTSRGLSVWSVIKEYFPATVELSFCSMLVAVIVGVLVGMISASSSNKFLDAGGRLFGIVTYSLPLFWVGMVLQLIFAVNLGWFPLGTRFPISAPTPPHVTGLYLIDSLLAGDLGMLLNTIHYLALPSITLGLLLSGIFERIVRVNLKQTLQADYVEAARARGIPERTILVSHAMKNALIPVITVLGLTFAALLGGAVLTEVTFSWPGLGNRLYEAISLRDYPTVQGVMVFFGIIVVIASIAIDIINAYIDPRIRY
- a CDS encoding calcium-binding protein, with protein sequence MNTQTSENINDLILGTDENDTLDGGVGDDTIIGNKGDDLKIGGKGDDRFIWNDGDASDIMEGGEGYDVTEFNGSLESGDELLLQANGERASFDRLNLVPINLDVDDVEQFEINGLGGDDSLTVKDLTGTDVQSVIFNGGDGNDYLDASETAVPITADGGAGHDTLIGSQVNDLLRGGDDDDILEGGYGDDTLIGDKGSDLFKGGKGDDRLIWNDGDGSDIMEGGEGYDVTEFNGSLESGDELLLQANGERASFDRLNLVPINLDVDDVEQFEINGLGGDDSLTVKDLTGTDVQSVVFNGGDGNDYLDASETAVPITADGGAGHDTLIGSQVNDLLRGGDDDDILEGGYGDDTLIGDKGSDLFKGGKGDDRLIWNDGDGSDIMEGGEGYDVTEFNGSLESGDELLLQANGERASFDRLNLVPINLDVDDVEQFEINGLGGDDSLTVKDLTGTDVQSVIFNGGDGNDYLDASQTFTDIIASGGAGNDNLIAGYGNDLLSGEDGDDTLTGGAGADTFVLGFEGIDAITDFNFSEGDIIQFSSIELGISSLESLTYNTNDHTFYMGETGLATLENVEPGLNAIEYSELI
- the purC gene encoding phosphoribosylaminoimidazolesuccinocarboxamide synthase; the protein is MPQREKLYEGKAKILYSTENPDILLTVYKDDATAFNAQKRGQIPGKGEINCQITAALFEWLASEGIPTHYLDCPQPNQMRVKAVSIVPLEVVVRNIAAGSLCRQTGLPEGKVLSSPLVDYYYKSDELGDPLLTRKRIFLLNIITPDKLEEIESMALKINEKLSYFFTQCDITLVDFKLEFGIDSQQNILLADEISPDTCRLWDNKQTDSTARIMDKDRFRKDLGQVEFAYQQVQQRVLTQLNK